The genomic DNA AGATGGTCGAGCGCGATTTCTCGGTGCAAGCGCGCCTCTCGCAGCACCTGAAGGATGTGCGCCTTATGCTGGATGCCGCGCGCGCCGTCGGTCTGGCGCTGCCGTTGACCGACACTCATCGACGTCTCATGGAGCAAGCGGAAGCCGCGGGGTTGGGCGATCAGGACAACAGCGCGATCATTGAAGTGCTGCGGGCACCGAAGCCGCCTCCTGCGTCATGAGCACGTCCATCCTGTCTCCACGTGCCCGTTACATCGTGTTGTTCACCGCCATCGGCGCGTTGCTGTTTGATGGCGTTGAACTCGGCCTGATGCCCGTGGCGTCCTTGTCGGTGTCGCAGAGCCTGCTTGGGGAGGCGTTCACGCCGACGCTGGGTGGCGATTGGTTTGCGCGATTCACGGCGGCGCTGATGCTCGGCGCGGCGGTCGGCGGAATTTTTCTCGGGAGCCTGGGCGATCGGATCGGCCGCACCCGCGCGCTCGGCGTGAGCGTTCTGTTCTACTCCGTGTTCGCCGGTTTGGGTGCCTACGTCAAAACACAGGAGCAGATGCTGGTGCTGCGATTCCTGGTTGGCCTCGGTGTGGGCGGTGTATGGCCCAACGCTGTGGCGCTCGCGGCGGAGTGTTGGCCTGACAAGTCGCGACCCATTATCGCCGGCCTGATGGGCGCAGCCTTGAATGCCGGCATCCTCATGCTCTCGCAGGTCGCGCGCGCCTGGCCCATCACCCCGGATTCCTGGCGCTGGATTTTCCAACTCGCAGCCGCGCCCGCGGTTCTTGGCGTGGTTGCGTTGACGATGATTCCCGAATCGCCGTTGTGGCTCGCGTCTCGCAACAAGCGACGAAACTCTGGGAGCGCCGGCATCCCTGCCGGCGAGTCGACCAAGCAGACCCCCGCCGGCAACGTTGCCGGTGCTCCCAACACCCTGCGTGAACTTTTCCGCCCGCCGCTGCTCCGACTCACGCTCATCGGCGTCCTGATCGGTTCCATTCCGATGGTTGGCGCGTGGGCGGCGAGCAAGTGGATGATTCCCTGGGCGGATAAAGTGGGTGGCGCCACCACGCCGGGCTACAAGGCGCTGACACAAGGCTGGTGGGCTTTGGGCGCGGTGCTGGGCAGTTTCTTCGGCGCGCAAATCGCCGCGAAGCTGGGACGCCGGCGCGCCTACGCCTTGATCAGTGCCGCTACAACGGTCCTCACCTCGTTGATGTTCCTTGGCACCGCGCCGCTGCAAGCGTCGTTCCTGCCCATTGTGTTCGCGCAAGGTTTCGTGGCGACGCTGTTCTTCGGCTGGTTGCCGCTGTATTTGCCGGAGCTATTCCCCACCCACGTCCGCGCCGCTGGCAGCGGCATCGCCTACAATGTCGGCCGCTTTGCCACCGCACTAGGCGTGCTCGCCGCTGGCGCGCTCTTCGCCGCGATGGGCGGTTCGTATCCCAAGGTCGGCGCGACCTGCGGATTGATTTACCTGTTGGGCCTGATCGTCATCTGGTGGGCGCCAGACACCACTGACCAGAAACTCAAAGAATGAAGTCCGGCAAGAATTGGAACCGGAAGTCTGGCGCGTCACGTCTCTTGAGCTGGCTGCCGGCTCTGATGGCTGGAGGCCTCGCCTTGACCATGGGGATGTTCGCAGGCTGCAAGAACCTCGATCGGACAACCACAGCCGACTTCCCGGCCCGCGAGGCGCCGAACTACCACGGGCTGGTTTCCGTCTACTGGCTCAAGGCCGTGCTGGACTACCGGGGATCCGAATTTCAGACCCCGCGCCCGGCGACCTATCGGCATCAGCCTTTGGTGATCCTTGAGGCCAGTTGGGCCACGTTGGAAAAGGCCGGAGCCTTCCACGACGGGCACATTCCCGGCGCGGTCCATTTCAACACCGACGACCTCGAGAACGGAGCGCCGCGCTGGCGGTTGCGTGAGGCGAATGAGGTGCAGCGCGATTTCGGCCGGGCCGGCATCTCACGGGACACGACGGTCATCGTTTACGGTGAGAAACTGATCGCCGCCGCGCGGGTCTGGTGGGCGTTGAAGTATGCGGGCGTGGACGATGTGCGTCTGCTGGATGGCGGTTTTCCAGCCTGGACCAAGGCCGGCTTTCCAGTGGACAAACAGGTCCACCAGCCGCAAGGGGTGCAACTCACGGCTCCCGTCGCGTCCAATCTGTTGGCGACGACGGAATACGTCCGTCAACAACTACCGGGCTCGCGTATCTGGTTGGCGGACGCACGGAGTCTCGCGGAGTTCACGGGTCGAACCAGCGGCTACAGCTACCTCGAGGCGAAAGGCCGGATTCCTTCCTCCCGTCACATTGGGGACGGCGACGATGGCGCTTATCTTTACAAGCAACGCAATGGTCATCTGCGACCGCCCAGGGAGATTCTTGCGCACTGGCGTCAGCAGGGCCTGGTCCCCGCCGGCAATGGCAAGGAGTTTGATCGGGAGGTGGTTTTTTATTGCGGAGGCGGCTGGCGCTCGAGCGTCGCCTTTTTCTATGCCTGGCTGCTGGGCTTCGAGAACGTCCGCAATTACTCCGATGGATGGAGCGGTTGGAGCACGGAGTATTTTGCTGATCCAGAGGCGCACCATGGCAAACTCGACTGGAAACAACGCCCCACCCAAAACCCCGTGGAAGTTGGACCGCCGTGATCACCCGTTGGCATGAAACCAGGATTTCGTGAGTGGACCACAGTCCAGGCAGCAACGTCGTCTGGACATTCGATTCTTCCGTCGCTTCTCTCACTCGTTGTCATCGGATGGGCACCGGATACCACCGAATAACTGATCGACGCATGAACCAATCCTCAAACGATTCGACCTCAAAGCCAAAACGCCTGCGCGTCGCCGCGGTTCAGATGATCTTTGCCGCCTCCATCGACGACAACCTGGAGAAGATTGAGCAAGCCGCCATTCAGGCCGCGGCTGAAGACACGGACGCCGTGCTGTTCCCGGAGTGCGCTACCACGGGCTACGCATGTGACTTCGGTGCGCTGAAGCCGGCTGCCATCCGCCGGGCACTTCGCTCGGTCGCGGCCATCGCTGCCAAGCTCCGGATTCATCTTCTCGTCGGCAGCCCCATCTTCGCCGGACGAAAGCTCTACAATGCGCTGGTCGTGTTCGACCGACGCGGGCGGCTCATCAACACTTACGCCAAGTGTCAGCTTGTGGAGGCGGATCGCCAATGGTTCACGCCCGGCAATGTCCTTTCCCTGTTCGCGATCGATGGCGTCCCGGCGACGGCCATCATCTGCCACGAACGCCGCTACCCGGAACTGGTCCGACTGCCCGTCATGGCCGGTGCCCAGATTGTTTTTCATCCGAACGCCGGCATGGATGCGCTCCCCGTTTCCCAAAAGAAACGCCGCGGTCGGGACGGCATCCCCGTCCGCGCCTTCGAGAACGCGGTCTTTTACGTCTTCGCGAATTCCGTGGGACCGCAGGGCGGCGGCAAGTGGTCCGCAGGCGATTCCAAGATCGTCGCACCGGACGGCACATTCCTTCAACTTGCAGACAATCTTCGCGAACGAGTCATGGTGGAGACGCTGGAACTGTCACGAGCGACGAGGAAGTACGCGTTGGACAGTCTGGAACATCCCCGATTCCTCGCCCCTCACTGGCGGCGGATCGTGACCGAGATGCGACGTCGCGTCCGCGAGAGCGATCAGAGGTTCCAGCACTGGTTCAATTCCGGCGACGGTAGTTGTGGTGCCAGAACCCGAGCGCGGCGAACGACCTCTTAACAATACTGATCTGATGAAAACTCGACGAATGGTCTTGGCGATGGCCGCGACGCTCGTGGTCTGTGTGTTTGCTCGCGCGGATTTCTATGTCTCGCCCCAGGGCTCGGACGACAATCCCGGAACGAAACGCAAACCCTTCGCCACACTGGAGCGCGCGCGTGAGGCCGTGCGAGCGCGTAAGGCCTCCGGCAGTCCGGTCACAGTCTGGCTTCGAGGCGGCGACTGTTTTCGAACCCATGCCCTCGAGTTGTCCGCGGCGGATTCAGGCACCGCCAGTTCGCCCGTGGTCTGGAGTGCGTATCGAAACGAGCGGGTGCGATTGCTCGGCGGCCGCGTTCTGACCGGATTTGAGCCCTTGACCGATGAGGCGGTTCGCTCCCGGCTTCATGAATCCGCTCGAATTCACGTGCTGCAGGTTGACCTGCGTCGTCTCGGAATCAGCGACTTTGGCGAGATGAATTCCCGCGGCTTCGCCCGCCCAACCACACCCTCTCACTGCGAGCTGTTTTTCAATCACCAGCCGATGACGCTGGCACGTTGGCCGAACGAAGGTGTCTGGGAAAAGATCGCGGGCTTTCCAAAAGGCAGCGGCCAGGGCGACGATCACGGCGGCACCATCGGGGGGCTTCCCGGCGGTTTTCTCTACTCGGGCGACCGGCCGCAGCGCTGGCGCGACACCAGTGATGTGTGGGTCCATGGCTACTGGGCATACGATTGGGCCAATTCCTACGAACGCATCGCGAAGATCGACCTCGACCAGCGCTGGATCCAGACTGCGCCGCCACACGGGCTTTACGGCTTCCGGGCGGGCCAGCGTTTTCATTTTCTGAATGTGCTGGAGGAACTCGATCAGCCCGGGGAATGGTTCCTCGATCGCGCGAACGGCCGCCTCTACTTCTGGCCGCCAGCTCCCATTGATTCGGCCGAGACGCTCCTTTCGTTGCTCGATCCACCCGCGATTCGGATGACCGGCGTCAATTTCGTCACGGTGCGCGCCCTCGCCATCGAGGCCACCCGCGGGACCGGCATCGAGATCAGTGGCGGCCAGGGGAATCGGGTCGAGGGTTGCCTGCTCCGGAATTTGGGCAACCTGGGCGTCAGCATCAGTGGTGGGACCCACCACGGCGTGGTCGGGTGCGACATTTTCGACACAGGCGACGGTGGCGTGTCGCTCACCGGCGGCGATCGGCAAACGCTCACTCCAGGAGGACACTTCGTCGAGAACTGCCACTTTCAACGTCAAGGTCGCTGGTCCAAATGCTACGTGCCGGCGGTGCTCATGAATGGGGTCGGACAGCGCGCTTCGCACAATTTGATTCACGACCATCCGCACTGCGCGATTCTCTACAACGGCAACGATCACCTCATCGAGTTCAACGACATCCACCACATCGCGCTGGAAACGGGCGACGTCGGCGCGATCTACACCGGACGCGACTACTCGTACCGGGGGAACCGCATCCGTCACAATTACATTCACGAAACGGGCGGCGTGGGCATGGGTTCCATGGGCGTGTATATGGACGATTGTGTGAGCGGCACCGAAATCTACGGCAATGTGTTCTACAAAGTGCACTGGGCAATGTTCATCGGCGGCGGACGGGATCATCGCGTGGAGAACAATCTCTTTGTGGACTGCGATCCGGCCGTGCGCGCGGACGGCCGCGGGCTGGATCGTTCCCCGGTGTGGCGCGACATGGTGAACGACACGATGCGTCAGCGGCTCGCGGCGGTCCCGGCCGCACTCTACCGCGATCGCTATCCGGCGATGAAGGCGCTCGACGCCTACTACGGTCCCCCGGAGGGTCCGGCGATCAGTCGCGACGCGTTTGCCGGCGTCCCGCCTGGCGGCAATTCGATCGTGCGCAATGTGTGCGTCGGGAAATGGTTCGAAACCGATTGGAA from Verrucomicrobiota bacterium includes the following:
- a CDS encoding MFS transporter; the encoded protein is MSTSILSPRARYIVLFTAIGALLFDGVELGLMPVASLSVSQSLLGEAFTPTLGGDWFARFTAALMLGAAVGGIFLGSLGDRIGRTRALGVSVLFYSVFAGLGAYVKTQEQMLVLRFLVGLGVGGVWPNAVALAAECWPDKSRPIIAGLMGAALNAGILMLSQVARAWPITPDSWRWIFQLAAAPAVLGVVALTMIPESPLWLASRNKRRNSGSAGIPAGESTKQTPAGNVAGAPNTLRELFRPPLLRLTLIGVLIGSIPMVGAWAASKWMIPWADKVGGATTPGYKALTQGWWALGAVLGSFFGAQIAAKLGRRRAYALISAATTVLTSLMFLGTAPLQASFLPIVFAQGFVATLFFGWLPLYLPELFPTHVRAAGSGIAYNVGRFATALGVLAAGALFAAMGGSYPKVGATCGLIYLLGLIVIWWAPDTTDQKLKE
- a CDS encoding sulfurtransferase gives rise to the protein MKSGKNWNRKSGASRLLSWLPALMAGGLALTMGMFAGCKNLDRTTTADFPAREAPNYHGLVSVYWLKAVLDYRGSEFQTPRPATYRHQPLVILEASWATLEKAGAFHDGHIPGAVHFNTDDLENGAPRWRLREANEVQRDFGRAGISRDTTVIVYGEKLIAAARVWWALKYAGVDDVRLLDGGFPAWTKAGFPVDKQVHQPQGVQLTAPVASNLLATTEYVRQQLPGSRIWLADARSLAEFTGRTSGYSYLEAKGRIPSSRHIGDGDDGAYLYKQRNGHLRPPREILAHWRQQGLVPAGNGKEFDREVVFYCGGGWRSSVAFFYAWLLGFENVRNYSDGWSGWSTEYFADPEAHHGKLDWKQRPTQNPVEVGPP
- a CDS encoding carbon-nitrogen hydrolase family protein, encoding MDHSPGSNVVWTFDSSVASLTRCHRMGTGYHRITDRRMNQSSNDSTSKPKRLRVAAVQMIFAASIDDNLEKIEQAAIQAAAEDTDAVLFPECATTGYACDFGALKPAAIRRALRSVAAIAAKLRIHLLVGSPIFAGRKLYNALVVFDRRGRLINTYAKCQLVEADRQWFTPGNVLSLFAIDGVPATAIICHERRYPELVRLPVMAGAQIVFHPNAGMDALPVSQKKRRGRDGIPVRAFENAVFYVFANSVGPQGGGKWSAGDSKIVAPDGTFLQLADNLRERVMVETLELSRATRKYALDSLEHPRFLAPHWRRIVTEMRRRVRESDQRFQHWFNSGDGSCGARTRARRTTS
- a CDS encoding right-handed parallel beta-helix repeat-containing protein, which gives rise to MKTRRMVLAMAATLVVCVFARADFYVSPQGSDDNPGTKRKPFATLERAREAVRARKASGSPVTVWLRGGDCFRTHALELSAADSGTASSPVVWSAYRNERVRLLGGRVLTGFEPLTDEAVRSRLHESARIHVLQVDLRRLGISDFGEMNSRGFARPTTPSHCELFFNHQPMTLARWPNEGVWEKIAGFPKGSGQGDDHGGTIGGLPGGFLYSGDRPQRWRDTSDVWVHGYWAYDWANSYERIAKIDLDQRWIQTAPPHGLYGFRAGQRFHFLNVLEELDQPGEWFLDRANGRLYFWPPAPIDSAETLLSLLDPPAIRMTGVNFVTVRALAIEATRGTGIEISGGQGNRVEGCLLRNLGNLGVSISGGTHHGVVGCDIFDTGDGGVSLTGGDRQTLTPGGHFVENCHFQRQGRWSKCYVPAVLMNGVGQRASHNLIHDHPHCAILYNGNDHLIEFNDIHHIALETGDVGAIYTGRDYSYRGNRIRHNYIHETGGVGMGSMGVYMDDCVSGTEIYGNVFYKVHWAMFIGGGRDHRVENNLFVDCDPAVRADGRGLDRSPVWRDMVNDTMRQRLAAVPAALYRDRYPAMKALDAYYGPPEGPAISRDAFAGVPPGGNSIVRNVCVGKWFETDWKAKREDFEERENFVTHDTRAVVVTTRGIKLPQNSPAWKFGFRPIPVEQIGLRHDALRRRLERMR